The following proteins are co-located in the Aquarana catesbeiana isolate 2022-GZ linkage group LG02, ASM4218655v1, whole genome shotgun sequence genome:
- the NYX gene encoding nyctalopin, producing the protein MEQVMFANILHVFLFIQPLYAIWACFRSCPSSCVCTQERNCSVLCDRIGLQEIPNEFPCEAFFINLDKNNIKFLSERAFGTLPSLKCLSLSHNNISFITPGAFKGLPNLIELKMAHNDYIRYLHTRTFSALKKLVKLHLADCNLFNIPDRIFLDLPLLEELMLFQNNFRRIPGAIRGMRNLTHVYLESNRIEAIAYNSLQELPNLKYLNLQDNKIYVIHDKSFQDCQKMEYLFLNDNFLNELPENSFKGLKKLKMLNLAGNSIRNISSSWFQDLIELEILYLDRNKISYIEEGAFENLTSLVALHLNSNNLTTLPFEVFRPVYFIGRLFLFKNPWECDCRIEWLRNWMENYKLVRDIPCSAPTSLAGFDLSNVLFKKSEEGTCLDPTEQNVTYYVPLPTERLPSTMESKLSSLISKLLLPKGNYEDLGNTTEGFDNSTFSDVNGNTASLSFSKYIVAYVVLVISYTTVIF; encoded by the coding sequence TCTTCCTTTTTATCCAGCCGCTGTATGCCATATGGGCCTGCTTCCGTTCTTGTCCATCAAGCTGTGTATGTACTCAAGAGCGAAACTGTTCTGTGCTCTGTGATCGCATTGGACTGCAAGAGATCCCTAATGAATTTCCATGTGAAGCTTTCTTTATTAACCTAGATAAAAACAACATCAAGTTTCTTTCTGAGCGGGCTTTTGGGACTTTGCCTTCATTAAAATGTCTCTCACTGAGCCACAACAACATATCTTTCATCACCCCAGGGGCTTTCAAAGGGCTACCCAACCTGATTGAGCTCAAAATGGCTCATAATGATTATATACGCTATTTACACACTCGAACATTCTCTGCTCTAAAGaaactggtaaagctgcatttagcAGACTGCAATTTGTTCAATATTCCAGATCGAATATTTTTAGACCTTCCTTTACTGGAGGAACTTATGCTTTTCCAGAACAATTTCCGTAGGATTCCGGGAGCAATCCGAGGTATGCGCAATTTGACTCATGTTTATTTAGAGAGTAACAGAATTGAGGCTATTGCCTATAATTCTCTTCAGGAATTGCCAAATCTTAAATATCTTAATCTCCAAGACAATAAAATATATGTAATTCATGATAAGTCTTTCCAAGATTGCCAGAAGATGGAGTACCTGTTCCTTAATGACAATTTTCTGAATGAGTTGCCAGAAAACTCCTTTAAAggattgaaaaaattaaaaatgctgaATTTGGCTGGAAACTCCATACGGAACATCTCATCTTCATGGTTTCAAGATCTAATTGAGCTGGAAATCCTCTATCTAGATAGGAATAAAATAAGCTATATTGAGGAAGGGGCTTTTGAAAATCTCACCAGCTTAGTAGCCTTACACCTAAATAGCAACAATTTGACAACATTACCATTTGAGGTCTTCCGACCCGTTTATTTCATAGGCAGATTGTTTCTTTTTAAGAATCCATGGGAATGTGACTGCAGGATTGAATGGTTAAGAAATTGGATGGAGAATTATAAATTGGTTCGTGACATTCCCTGTTCAGCTCCAACATCTCTTGCAGGCTTCGACCTAagcaatgttttatttaaaaagtcaGAAGAAGGCACCTGCCTTGACCCAACAGAACAAAATGTTACCTATTATGTTCCCCTTCCTACTGAAAGGCTTCCATCGACCATGGAATCAAAACTAAGCAGTCTTATCTCCAAACTTCTCCTACCAAAAGGAAATTATGAAGATTTGGGGAATACAACAGAAGGCTTTGACAACAGCACATTCTCGGATGTAAATGGAAACACAGCATCCCTGTCTTTTTCAAAGTATATTGTCGCATATGTTGTGCTTGTTATCAGTTATACAACTGTTATATTTTAG